The DNA region GGGGCCCCTGATCCGTTCGCTGCAGCCAGACGACGCCGACCAGTCGCCCTCCCGCGCGCGCCACAAAGGAGGCGCCAGGCAGGAAATTCTCGTCCTCAGCGACGAGACGTCTCAGGACGGTCAGCAGGTTGGCCCGTGAGGGGACCGCGGGCCAGGCCAGGAGCAGCCCGGAAGGAAGCGCCTCGTGGGCAAGACACACCAGGGTAGCGGCCTCCTCCCAATCGCCGGGAGCCCACGGGGACAAATCGGCCTCTGCCCGCTGCCCGGTGGCATAATCCGTCGCCGCGAGCGTGTTACACCATTCCTGCCGGTGACACGCCTGGAAGCCCTCGGCCTGCAACCCGTCCAGAGGGTGGGAGAAGATGCCTTCTGCCGCCGTGATCACCTCGTAGCGGCTCTGCAAGGCCGTCAACAGGCCCCGCTGAACAGGGGCCTCCCAGGACCCCAGCGTGGCCACCAGCGTCCCGTGTCCCGCAGCCAAGGGCTGCACCAGCAAGACCCCGTCCACCCCGACGGGCGATGAAGCGGCCCACGCCTCCAAGCGGCCGGCCTCCATATGAGACCGCCAGCTCGGAAGCCAGACTGAGGACATTCCAGGCGGCAAACCAGCCGGGGCCCAATCAGTTGCGCGGACCAGCGTGGTCAGGTCCGCCGGGGTCAGGGATTCGACCGGCACGAGCGAAACGGTCAGTCCCGTTCCCCAAACAGCGGTCCCAGAGCGGGATGGTCCTCATAGCGGGCCCGCAATTCCAGGATCGCCAGCAAACTTCCGTTCAATTTGTTCCAATCCGCATCTTCCAGGGCCGTCTGGCGCGCCGCGGCCGGCATCTGACGCAAACGCGCCCCGGCAGCCTGCCCCCAGTCCAGCAAAGCGAAGGCCTCCTCGAACACGGCGCTGAGGCGGCCCACCGCGATGGTGAGGTCCTGATCGGCCCCCATCGCCTGCTTGAGGGCCGCTGCGGCCGCCTCCTGCTCATCCTCGGACCCGTCGTGGGCGCGAAACGCATTGCCCGAGGCACGCAGCACCACGTCAATGCCTGCCCGATTGCGGTACCAGTGGTACTCCAGCAGGGCCACGTCCAGCAGCGTGCGCTCCGTCAGGTAATCCAAGTCTGCCACGGGGATCCGCAAGTCAAGAGGCTT from Candidatus Sericytochromatia bacterium includes:
- a CDS encoding GNAT family N-acetyltransferase gives rise to the protein MEAWAASSPVGVDGVLLVQPLAAGHGTLVATLGSWEAPVQRGLLTALQSRYEVITAAEGIFSHPLDGLQAEGFQACHRQEWCNTLAATDYATGQRAEADLSPWAPGDWEEAATLVCLAHEALPSGLLLAWPAVPSRANLLTVLRRLVAEDENFLPGASFVARAGGRLVGVVWLQRTDQGPLLYELAVLPVARGGGVARKLIRAAQRALLEMGETRMWFSTSAENVDVHRLYVDAEVTRHSVQRLAVWISPRLA